One genomic segment of Hevea brasiliensis isolate MT/VB/25A 57/8 chromosome 3, ASM3005281v1, whole genome shotgun sequence includes these proteins:
- the LOC110634037 gene encoding uncharacterized protein LOC110634037 has protein sequence MEVAEKHSFNHFSHQHPLEISTLPSTTDNKTCYGCNLRILPGKDYYDCKTCLFSLHRICSNMPRKTRHPAHPYHYLSLLTSPPSSNSTFKCKACGHFISGFYYNCAECGIYYHILCSALPLSVAICSHPHTLKIEFSPPYAFCCDLCDKPSYVGWLYRCRFCEFDAHISCAISIQRAQPGPLPNTLTRQIVYSSASIMETNRLIDYGIESNELMQLVVQGVTRGNHQDTNCQEIANDSAVAGWDERLRSPRKNLEIGNGGIGRFRLHQREPQISSNGTSPLNGSRNKDPSVSVSEDLTIPSYQFSDQCFSIDLMKSCSSLDNRSQTKKESNHQDVVPEDEARISCGKLTMPDNKTSSNKPVFNPLYKAPENWLKEASLLEGVNRYDGMKLGQNGENRTVNGGRPGIKEHGAKSNRNKHHCSAFGLCRPDGVVYVGGSSLGVAIIQAMKEMHSQSLCKKKGEIVLLHQIKQKVITLPAG, from the exons ATGGAAGTAGCGGAGAAGCATTCTTTTAACCATTTTAGCCATCAGCATCCGCTGGAAATTTCTACCTTACCTTCCACAACAGACAACAAAACCTGCTACGGTTGCAATCTCAGAATATTGCCTGGTAAGGACTACTACGACTGTAAAACTTGCTTGTTTTCCCTGCATAGGATATGCTCCAACATGCCTAGAAAAACCCGACACCCTGCACATCCATATCACTATTTATCCCTCTTGACTTCACCTCCGTCTTCTAATAGCACCTTCAAGTGCAAGGCTTGTGGACATTTTATTTCTGGCTTCTACTACAACTGTGCTGAATGTGGCATTTACTATCATATCTTATGCTCAGCACTGCCTCTCTCAGTTGCAATCTGTTCCCATCCTCACACACTCAAAATAGAATTTTCGCCTCCATATGCTTTCTGCTGTGATCTATGTGATAAACCAAGTTATGTAGGATGGCTCTACAGATGTCGCTTCTGTGAGTTTGATGCACATATTTCTTGTGCCATTTCCATCCAAAGGGCTCAACCTGGGCCACTGCCTAACACTTTAACAAGGCAGATTGTATACTCCTCGGCATCCATAATGGAGACCAACCGACTGATAGATTATGGAATTGAGAGTAATGAACTAATGCAATTAGTAGTCCAGGGAGTTACAAGAGGCAATCATCAAGACACAAATTGCCAAGAAATCGCTAATGATAGTGCAGTGGCAGGATGGGATGAGAGATTGCGAAGTCCCCGAAAGAACCTTGAAATTGGAAATGGTGGGATTGGACGCTTTCGGTTGCATCAACGAGAACCACAAATATCTAGCAATGGTACAAGTCCTTTAAATGGATCGCGAAATAAAGATCCATCAGTCTCAGTTTCTGAAGACCTGACAATCCCAAGTTACCAATTCAGTGACCAATGTTTTTCAATAGATTTGATGAAATCTTGTTCAAGTCTAGACAATAGAAGCCAGACAAAGAAGGAATCTAATCATCAAGATGTTGTTCCTGAAGATGAAGCAAGGATTAGCTGTGGTAAATTGACAATGCCTGATAATAAGACTTCAAGTAATAAGCCAGTTTTCAATCCCCTTTACAAGGCTCCAGAAAATTGGCTGAAAGAAGCATCTTTACTTGAAGGTGTTAATCGTTATGATGGGATGAAATTAGGACAAAATGGGGAAAATAGAACAGTAAATGGAGGCAGGCCTGGGATTAAAGAGCATGGTGCTAAATCGAATAGG AACAAGCATCATTGTAGTGCTTTCGGTCTTTGCAGGCCAGATGGAGTTGTTTATGTTGGTGGAAGCTCCTTAGGTGTTGCTATTATTCAAG CAATGAAAGAAATGCATTCTCAAAGCCTGTGCAAAAAAAAGGGTGAAATCGTGTTGTTGCATCAAATAAAACAAAAGGTTATAACATTGCCTGCAGGCTGA